In Rissa tridactyla isolate bRisTri1 chromosome 2, bRisTri1.patW.cur.20221130, whole genome shotgun sequence, a single window of DNA contains:
- the MRPL15 gene encoding 39S ribosomal protein L15, mitochondrial — MSGNGGTRALELLRSLPRVSLANLRPSPGSKKREKRRGRGRYGGRKCGRGHKGERQRGNRPRLGFEGGQTPFYLAIPKYGFNDGHSLRRQYQPLSLQRLQYLIDLGRVDPTQPIDLTQLTNARGVTVQPLKRDYGVQLVEEGADIFSAKVNIEVQRASELAIATIEKNGGVVTTSFYDPRSLEILCKPVVFFLRGQPIPKRMLPPEDLVRYYTDARNRGYLADPSKVAEARLELAKKYGYVLPDITKDELFKMLSARKDPRQIFFGLAPGWIVNMADKKILKPTDERLLKYYSS, encoded by the exons ATGAGCGGGAACGGAGGGACTAGggccctggagctgctgcggTCGCTGCCCAGGGTCAGTCTGGCCAACCTAAGGCCCAGCCCAGGCTCCAAAAAGCGG GAGAAAAGACGTGGCCGTGGAAGATATGGAGGTAGGAAGTGTGGTCGAGGTCACAAAGGAGAAAGACAAAGAGGAAATCGCCCCCGATTAGGCTTTGAGGGTGGCCAAACTCCATTTTATTTGGCCATACCAAAATACGGGTTTAATGATGGACATAG cctcAGACGTCAGTATCAACCGCTCAGTCTTCAGAGGCTGCAGTACCTTATTGATTTGGGTAGAGTTGACCCCACACAACCAATTGACTTAACACAGCTCACTAATGCCAGAGGTGTAACAGTGCAACCTCTCAAAAGGGATTATGGTGTCCAGCTGGTGGAGGAG GGTGCTGATATCTTTTCAGCAAAAGTGAATATTGAAGTGCAGAGGGCATCTGAATTAGCAATTGCAACCATAGAAAAAAATGGTGGTGTTGTAACAACATCATTCTACGATCCAAGGAGTTTGG AAATTTTATGTAAGCCAGTAGTATTTTTCCTGCGTGGCCAGCCTATTCCAAAGCGAATGCTTCCACCCGAAGATCTAGTCCGTTACTACACCGATGCCAGGAATCGTGGGTACCTGGCAGATCCATCCAAGGTTGCAGAAGCCAGGCTTGAACTTGCCAAGAAATACGGTTATGTCTTACCAGACATAACTAAGGATGAACTCTTCAAAATGTTAAGTGCACGCAAGGATCCTAGACAGATATTTTTTGGTCTTGCTCCAGGATGGATCGTAAACATGGCAGACAAGAAAATTCTCAAACCAACTGACGAGAGGCTGTTAAAATACTATAGTTCATGA